The following DNA comes from Riemerella anatipestifer ATCC 11845 = DSM 15868.
GAAGGAAGGGGAGATGCTTTATGTAACCGATGGTAAAGGGAATGTGGCAAAAGGCAACCTCATACTTGAAGGGAAAAAAGTAGAGTTAAATATTTTAGAAATCCAAACGAAGACGCCTCCATTTTCGCCTTATTTGCATATTGCAATAGCTCCTACCAAAAATATAGACCGTACAGAGTTTTTTGTAGAAAAAGCTACCGAAATGGGTATTTCCGAAATTTCGTTTTTATTAACGGAGAAGTCCGAACGCAAACATCTCAATATAGATAAAATTCAGAAAAAAATCATAGCAGCATCTAAACAGAGTTTAAGGTATCATTTTCCAAAGGTTAATGATTTACAGAAATTCACTAGCTTTATGCAAACTCAAACTGCCGAAAATACTTTTGTAGCTCATTGTGATAAAGCATTTAAGCGAGTATCATTATCCGAAATTCCTTTAGTTGATAAAGTTTGTTTTTTAATTGGTCCCGAAGGCGATTTTAGTCTATCAGAGATAGAATTATTACTAGAAAAAGGTGTACAAGCGATATCATTAGGCAACCAAAGATTAAGAACGGAAACAGCAGGAGTCTTCGTTGCTGCGTGGAACTATCATAAAATGTTATAAAAAAAAGAGAATCAATATTTTTGATTCTCTTTTTTAGATTTATTTTACAACTGTGAAATAGATGAGTAATGCTATTCCTACAATAATTCTATACCAACCCCAAGGTTTAAAACCGTATTTTTTTATCACGCCTATAAAAAACTTAATAGCTA
Coding sequences within:
- a CDS encoding RsmE family RNA methyltransferase; the encoded protein is MKLFFGEILNDKVIIDSDEQHHISKVLRMKEGEMLYVTDGKGNVAKGNLILEGKKVELNILEIQTKTPPFSPYLHIAIAPTKNIDRTEFFVEKATEMGISEISFLLTEKSERKHLNIDKIQKKIIAASKQSLRYHFPKVNDLQKFTSFMQTQTAENTFVAHCDKAFKRVSLSEIPLVDKVCFLIGPEGDFSLSEIELLLEKGVQAISLGNQRLRTETAGVFVAAWNYHKML